CCCAGAGCTCGGGGCAGGGGCACAGACAGGGGCAGCACAGGGTGCGGGACAGCCCCCCGCACCTCCCCACCACAGCTATCCTTGGCCACCACTTGTCCTGCTCGCTGCGGTCCTGGGAAGAAAGAGGAGCAGTCGGCAGGGCCGGGCTCGCGCTGGCGTTGCATCAGCCCTGGCCTTCCACCGTCCCCTCCCCTGCCAAGTGCCGAAgcccctgctgtgctggctTGTAGCTTGGAGCTCAAAGCCAAGCCAGCCGTGGAAAGTGCTGCATTAGCGCACTGGGGGCTAATCCCTGCGCctggagggcagcagcccccaccGCCACCTCCTGAGCTCTCAGAAAGCCgtgctcccaccccagcccctggggccgggggggggcgaGAGCCGTGTGGAGGGACCGGGCTTCTGCCGGCTGCACCAACCTCCCCGGCGCTTGCGCGGGGCTGCGGCTGTGCCAGAGTGCTGCCAGGTCACGTTGCAGATGCCCATGAGTGTCCCCATGGAGGCTTCACCAAGCCATTGATCCATGTAGCAACGAGCCGCAGCGATCCCAGATGTGGGGCTCGTTCCCTTGTCCATGTGATGGCAGCCCCGGGGGGTCGAGGGGGTGGGCAGGGTGGCGTCAGGCCAGTGGCAGGGGCTGGTCACCCGCAGGCTGGGGGACAAAATCTCCAGGTGTGCAGCCTCCTCCGGAGCCAGATCCCTCGTCCCTCCTCTAAGAGTCGCAGGCACAAAACCTCCCCACTTCTGTGCTGAGTGTTTGCAGCCCGGCCTCCGCGGGGGTCAGCAGCCGCAGGGCCATGTCACAGGGACACGCTGCATTGCCCAACGCCAAAATGGGGCAAAAGTCCCCCGCACAGCCTGTCCCAGagcgctgcagcccccggcagATGCACCCACCCGAACAGCAGGTGCTGGGTGCCCATGGCTCAGCACAACGGGCACCCACAGGGCCTGGCCCCGGCGGGATATcgggcgctggggctggggaacaCATTGTCAGGAGCCAGTCAATAAAGGGAGCTGGTGGCGAGGAGATGGGTCTCTTCTGTGGTGCTGCCTCCATCAGCAAAGGACAGGGCACGGGGGCCTCACGGCCCCGGTGGCTGCGGCGCATCCAGCAGGAACAACCGTGCCGAGCACTGTGGGCACCAGAGCCAGCTCCCGGGAGGTGCTTGGTGCCAGAGCCGCAGCGGACCCTGCTGTGCTGGCCCCGGGGGGCCATCGCCCCTCCTGAATCACTCCCTatccctgcagagccaggaCAACCAACCCTTGGTTCCTTTGGCATGCCTGTATGCCTGCTAGAAGCCGCAGAGTGGGGCGACCAAACGGTGGGGTGCCCCCGCTCCGCGGGCcagaggggagcaggggcagcgcGGCTCCACGGGCAGCTGGGGCAAAGGGCCTGGGCAGGGCCCCGCTGCAGGGCCAGGGTGCGGTGGGGGCCCCGTGCCGGAGGAGCGTGACCGGCCCCGAGCGCCAGAACCCCTCACCCAGTGCAGTCTGCCCAGCTTGGCCACAGCAGGGCCCCGGGGCCTGGGGACCGGCTGCCAGCCAGGGAGGGGAGTCTAGGGCAGAGGCCTCCCCACCACCAAATCCCACTGCAGGCAGCTAAAAATAGAGACACCTctgccccagagctgcctgcccagcccGGAGAGGGACCGCACTGGCAGCACGTCGCTGCTGGCCCGCGGTGCCCCGGCGGAGCTCTGCCTCCCGGTGCGGGGATGCTCGGCGCAGGGCCGGGCACCTGGAGGTTCCCACGGGGCCACGCCACGGgtggcagcaggatggggcAGGTGGGGATGCTGTGTGGGGCCGCTGGAGTGGCAGGGACGGggatgctggggcaggcaggtggCTGGCGGGCACCCACCGGAGCAGGTCCCCGCTGCCAGAGCCCACCCAGCGAGGTCCGTCTGTCCCCGGCGGCCGCGCCGTCTGTCCTGGGCTGCCTAAATAAGGCAGCGAGCCGGCAGGTCCAGCTCCCCACGCCGCATCTGGAGCGCCACGGGCTGATTAATGAGCTTCTCAGGCAGCCGCTTGCGACATGGCAAGTGGGTCTGCACGGAGGAAGCACGACTTTCCCAGGGATAAAAATAGGCACGAGCAGCGCGGCGAGCCCTGGGAGCGGCGGCTGGCTGGGGAGCGCGGTGCTCCTGCCGCTGCTGGGGGAGGCCGGGGCTCGGCAGTGCCGCAGCATCTGCAGTGTCCGCAGCACTGCCCCCACCTCAGCTGCCCTCATCCCCCACGGCCACGCCGTGGGGCTGCCCACAGAACGGCCCCTTGTCGGAGGAGCCGAAATCCCACTCAGGAGTCCCATAACCGGCTTAGGGTGGATGGAGAGAATTACGGCTCCTCGTGCACCGCGCTTTGTGTGTGAGCTCCCAGGCGCCGTGTCAGATGAGGCACCGTGTTGCTCACCCAGGCTGGGAGCAacgcagccagcagcagagctggtctGGGGCCACGGCAGCCCCATGAGCCGGGGATCCCTGCGGGTTAATGGTTAACCaccccggggctggcagcgtCCCTGCCGGCGCGGGCTCCGCCACCTCCATGGCCACCTCAAAACCCCGTGGGTGCTGAGGCCAGGGGACCCATAGGGCGAGGGACGGGGTGCCCCAGCCATGGGCTGAGCTGGCTCTGGGCACCGTGGCCATCCCAGGGCTGTCCCGGGGGCCTGGGCACCTCCACAGGCAGCCAAACACTTGGGTGTAGATCCAAAATCAGTGATGCTGAGAGCCACAGCATCATGAGGTAGAGAGGAAGGGGGGCAGCTCAGGTGAGGGGCGTTCCCGGCTGCCTCTTGAGATCCTGGGCTCTCAGGGATCAGCACCATCGCacagctgagcaccagcaccAATATGGGGGGGCCCTGGCCCATGTCTGAGTGGGTGTGTGTCAAGGAGGCTGTGCCCCCCTGCTGTGGCCTTGGGGAGGCTGAACACACGCACCCCATGCGGGggtgtgggagggaggggatgtCACATCCTGCGTGTGGCTATGCTCCTCTTGCTCAAGGCTGGTGAAAACGCCAGCCCGAGGCACGCTGGCTGCTTGGTTTGTGCTAGGAAGGCAGAGAGGTGGCTTGGCCACTGTCACAAAGACATCCTGGGTAGGAAATGGCAGGTGCTCAAGGGCTACAGTCTGATGGGAAAGTGCACAAACAGGCAGGTGAAAGTTAGAGGCAGGTGGGCTGGCAGAGGACGGGGCCACGAGTGTGGCAGTGTGACCGGGGGCTGGctccctgcaccctgcagcGCATCCCCGGGTTGTGCCCTGGGGCAGGTCCCACCACACGTCCCCATGACccatcctctcctctccttcaggGTCACCCAGGTACCAGGGCCCTCACCCCCAGGGCAGAGGAGCCCCTGAGGGCCAGTAGGAAGCCAGGCCCCCCGCTCCCTATGCAGCTTGTGGCCCAGCGAAGGGATGTCCCAGCCACGACTCCTCGccctccttctgctgctgctctgctgccaggtAAGGACGGGGACCCCCCAGGCAGCCCCTCACCACGCCGTGCTGTGTAGCAGCcactgcccagccctgctgcccacgtggcatggcacggcatggcacggcatggcacggcacggcacatCAGCCCGTGCCTGCCCACAGCCATCCTTGAACCCTGGGGCCAGCGGccgcctgcccctgcccagctctggtgacctctctgctgtccccagggccccTCCGCCCAGATCACAGATTCCCTCTTTGAGAACTGGAAGGCCTACAAAGAGGAATGCCACCGCAACATGAGCCGGATGCCCGCACCCACAGGTGAGAGCGGGTGCCCCACACGCTGCCCCGGTTGGGATCGGGACCCCAAGAGGGTGGGCACAGGGGGGCAGTGGGGGACCCTCTGTGGGTCGGGAAAAGCCCTGCCACGTCCCACCCCTCCGCAGAGCTGGTCTGTAACCGAACCTTTGACAAGTTCTCCTGCTGGCCCGATGCGCTGCCCAACACCACCATCAACGTCTCCTGCCCCTGGTTCCTGCCCTGGTACCAGAAAGGTAAGGGCAGGGTGTGGGGCAGGGCCAGGCGTGTGGGGCAGGGTGCGCACACCTCTGTGCGTGGTGCTCGTGTGCTGTGCGCACACGGCTCCCGGCCACCTCCCCCGCACTGGCGCGCTGAGCCCGGCCGCGGCTGGGgggcctgcagcagccccgtgtCCCTCCTCTCCGCACAGTGAAGCACAGGTACGTCTTCAAGACTTGCGGGCCAGATGGGGAGTGGGTGACGGGCCCCAAGGGGCAGTCCCTGCGGGATGCCACGCAGTGCCAGATCGACGCCGAGGACCTGGAGGCGCAggtgggcagggctggcagggggctccaagcacccccctgccccatgcTCTACAGCCCCGCACCCTGCCCTCACCCGCTCTTCTCTCCAGGAAAAATTCGCCAAGACCTACGGCAGCTTCAAGGTGATGTACACGGTAGGCTACTCGGTGTCGCTGTGCGCGCTGCTGCTCgccctggccgtgctgctgggctTCAGGTAGGGGCACGGGCAGGGGGCGGGCAGGGACCGCGTGGGGCACGAGCACTGATGGCGAgccgctgcctccccagcaAGCTGCACTGCATGAGGAACTACATCCACATGAACCTCTTCGCCTCCTTCATCCTGAAGGGCGTCTCCGTGCTGGTCATTGACGCCCTGCTCAAGACGCACTACAGCGACAAGATCGATGACTACAACGTGCGCATCTGGCTGAGCGATGAGGTGagcagggggctgaggggggcgcgggggcgcgGGCAGTCGGCAGCCCCTGACCCCTGTCTGCAGGCTGCCGCAGGCTGCCGGGCAGCCACAGTCTTCATGCAGTACGGCACCGTGGCCAACTactgctggctgctggtggagggCATCTACCTGCACAACCTCCTGGTGGTGGCCGTCTTCTCCGAGCGGAGCTACTTCACCCTCTACCTGTGCATCGGCTGGGGTGAGTGCGGGCAGGCGCAGCCTGCGGCGGGCTGGTGCTCCGTCCTCATCCCCGACCCTGTGCCGTGCCTCACCtgcccctccctgcctcccccccagGGGCACCCATGCTATTTCTCATCCCTTGGGTCGTTGTGAAGTTCCTCTATGAAAACATCCAGTGAGTACCGCCTGTGCATGGTGCCACAAGGGGCATGTGGGGGTGCGGGTGTGCGTGGGACATGCCACgggggcacagccccggggAGGCTCTGTACTGCCATCCACGTGCAGGGAGCacggtgctgggctgcagcgcCGGCTCGGCTGCGTCTGCCGACACCGcgctgggctccagcagcctccctggccaggggctgcccagcAGTCCCCGTCCCTCTCCTCCACAGGTGCTGGAGCACCAACAACAACATGGGCTTCTGGTGGATCCTTCGCTTCCCTGTGTTCCTGGCCATCCTGGTGagtccccagcctgcagctctggctccGCTCATCCCTTCGCCTCCAcggctgccctgggcaggggacAATGCTggctgccctgtccctgccgCCACCCTGCTGGCCCCTCATGGGCtcgctctgctctgctgcagatcaACTTCTTCATCTTCATCCGCATCATCCAGATCCTCGTCTCCAAGCTCCGTGCGCACCAGATGCGCTACACCGACTACAAGTTCAGGTGGGCGCCGGGTgcagccccggccccacacGCTGTCTGTGCACGGTGCACATGCTGgtgcgtgtgtgcgtgtgctCGTGCACAGCCCCTGACCCCGGCGCTGACGCTGGCCCCTCCAAGCAGGCTGGCCAAATCCACGCTGACGCTGATCCCGCTGTTGGGCATCCATGAGGTTGTCTTCGCCTTTGTCACGGACGAGCACGCCCAGGGCACCCTGCGCTATGTCAAGCTCTTCTTCGACCTCTTCCTGAGCTCCTTCCAGGTGAGCCCAGCTCAGCCGGGACCGGCCATGGGGACCCTCCATGCTGGGAGGGACCGGAccagggccagggctggggaccgCCTGCGCACCTCTCACgcctctcctgcctctgcccaggGGATGCTGGTGGCCATTCTCTACTGCTTCATCAACAAGGaggtgagcagctgggtggggagcaggcagcGAGGGGCCTGGGGGGCTGTGGGCACAGGACCAGGCTGATGGTGGCTGCCCCCAGGTGCAGTCGGAGCTGCTGAAGAGGTGGCAGCGCtggaagctggggaaggacctGGCGGAGGAGTACAAGCACACCTACAGCCACGCGCCCAGCGCCCGCAACGGCACCGGCAGCGCCTGCGAGAAGCACCAGCTGGTGAGCAGCTGTGCCAACGGGCTGGGGCGCAGCCCAGCCGCCTC
This genomic window from Cygnus atratus isolate AKBS03 ecotype Queensland, Australia chromosome 18, CAtr_DNAZoo_HiC_assembly, whole genome shotgun sequence contains:
- the GCGR gene encoding glucagon receptor produces the protein MSQPRLLALLLLLLCCQGPSAQITDSLFENWKAYKEECHRNMSRMPAPTELVCNRTFDKFSCWPDALPNTTINVSCPWFLPWYQKVKHRYVFKTCGPDGEWVTGPKGQSLRDATQCQIDAEDLEAQEKFAKTYGSFKVMYTVGYSVSLCALLLALAVLLGFSKLHCMRNYIHMNLFASFILKGVSVLVIDALLKTHYSDKIDDYNVRIWLSDEAAAGCRAATVFMQYGTVANYCWLLVEGIYLHNLLVVAVFSERSYFTLYLCIGWGAPMLFLIPWVVVKFLYENIQCWSTNNNMGFWWILRFPVFLAILINFFIFIRIIQILVSKLRAHQMRYTDYKFRLAKSTLTLIPLLGIHEVVFAFVTDEHAQGTLRYVKLFFDLFLSSFQGMLVAILYCFINKEVQSELLKRWQRWKLGKDLAEEYKHTYSHAPSARNGTGSACEKHQLVSSCANGLGRSPAASRPGTHYLERSGHGTAEHLALGDRHHCYEFPETTAESHF